The following proteins are encoded in a genomic region of Microtus ochrogaster isolate Prairie Vole_2 chromosome 5, MicOch1.0, whole genome shotgun sequence:
- the Sh2d7 gene encoding SH2 domain-containing protein 7, translating into MEGGPEQLHLPKALGEKGDGQALAEIQELALKWFMETQAPSILQNGALPPWFHGFITRKQTEQLLRDKALGSFLVRLSDRAVGYILSYRGSDRCRHFVINQLQNRRYLVSGDTLSHRTLEELLRHYQEVQLEPFGETLATACPRLEENDLYDAVNTGLQQTSLGLENPAAMGFPIVVPEKATSPRLPAKPQISFLHTKKGLDVNPWTVSKEESAEAPTRGPPIPQRSPSLLDEPSAGPSDIIYADLKKTNQAQQGLGIDVSSRHRLAPAGSLACSPGRKPSRKLSDEDQNNPNNPEPAPCGVKTDQSAAMSYASLGFSLPPNSEVPGSRAATWRQGFLKLSHEAQSSSEASSTDTYQLAGTTGLRQEGKDRPGQGNTTYEQIPTFWHGTAKLPYPEFSSTYSQLLGPMDCGFEISGTSRVPEPGNNYEQIPASKNKDIGRVTKPDKFRRLFFTDKKHKF; encoded by the exons ATGGAGGGCGGCCCAGAGCAGCTGCATCTGCCCAAGGCACTAGGGGAGAAAGGGGATGGGCAGGCCTTGGCTGAAATCCAGGAGTTGGCTCTGAAGTGGTTCATGGAGACTCAGGCCCCCTCTATCTTGCAGAACGGAGCTCTGCCCCCCTGGTTTCATGGATTCATCACCCGCAA GCAGACAGAGCAGCTACTCAGGGACAAAGCTCTCGGTTCCTTCCTCGTCCGCCTCAGTGACCGGGCCGTTGGCTACATCTTGTCTTACAG GGGCAGTGATCGCTGCCGCCACTTCGTCATCAACCAGCTCCAAAATCGACGTTACCTTGTCTCCGGAGACACCCTCAGCCACAGAACCCTGGAAGAACTCCTCCGTCATTACCAGGAGGTGCAGCTTGAGCCCTTTGGAGAGACCCTTGCTACTGCTTGCCCACGG TTAGAGGAAAATGACCTCTATGATGCTGTCAACACGGGCCTCCAGCAGACTAGTCTAGGCCTGGAAAACCCAGCTGCCATGGGATTTCCCATTGTGGTTCCTGAGAAGGCCACGAGCCCCCGCCTTCCTGCAAAACCTCAGATCTCCTTCCTGCACACCAAGAAAGGCCTGGATGTGAATCCCTGGACAGTCTCCAAAGAGGAAAGTGCAGAG gCACCCACTAGAGGGCCCCCTATTCCCCAGAGGAGTCCCTCTCTTCTGGATGAGCCTTCTGCAGGCCCCAGCGACATCATATACGCGGACCTGAAGAAGACAAACCAGGCACAGCAAGGCTTGGGCATAGACGTATCTAGCAGGCACAGGCTAGCTCCAGCTGGCAGCCTGGCTTGTTCCCCAGGCAGGAAGCCCTCAAGGAAACTCTCAGATGAAGACCAGAACAATCCCAACAACCCAGAGCCTGCCCCATGTGGGGTGAAGACAGACCAGAGTGCTGCCATGTCTTATGCTTCCTTAGGATTTTCCCTGCCCCCCAATTCTGAGGTCCCAGGATCACGGGCTGCTACTTGGAGACAGGGGTTTCTAAAGCTGAGCCACGAGGCTCAGTCCTCCTCTGAGGCCAGTTCTACAGATACCTACCAGcttgctgggactacaggcctaCGACAGGAGGGTAAGGACAGACCAGGCCAAGGAAACACTACTTATGAGCAGATTCCAACCTTCTGGCATGGCACTGCCAAGCTCCCATACCCTGAATTCAGCTCCACATACAGCCAGCTATTAGGGCCCATGGACTGTGGCTTTGAGATCTCAGGGACTTCTCGGGTCCCAGAGCCAGGGAACAACTATGAGCAAATCCCAGCCTCCAAGAACAAGGACATTGGACGGGTGACCAAG ccTGACAAGTTCCGGAGGCTCTTCTTCACGGACAAGAAGCACAAATTCTGA